The Muricauda sp. SCSIO 65647 genome includes a region encoding these proteins:
- a CDS encoding Spy/CpxP family protein refolding chaperone: MNWNKKLLCLPLLFFTIMAQAQNGPRERVKTLKVAFLTERLSLTSQEAQSFWPIYNEHEERIETFRRKERRQLAGRMMDAPDLSDQEAEKLLDELMTLHAEKLEANTQYLNKVRQVLSAKKTLLLIKAEEDFRKSLLQQFRKKRGGG, translated from the coding sequence ATGAACTGGAATAAAAAATTGTTGTGCCTTCCCTTGCTGTTCTTTACCATTATGGCCCAAGCACAAAATGGCCCAAGAGAGAGGGTAAAGACACTGAAAGTGGCCTTTTTGACCGAGCGCTTGAGCTTGACCAGCCAAGAGGCCCAATCATTTTGGCCCATATACAACGAGCATGAAGAACGCATAGAAACTTTTCGCCGCAAAGAGCGTCGGCAATTGGCAGGCCGCATGATGGATGCCCCTGACTTGAGCGATCAAGAAGCCGAAAAACTGTTGGATGAATTGATGACCCTGCACGCTGAAAAACTCGAGGCCAATACCCAATACCTCAATAAGGTTAGACAAGTACTTTCTGCCAAGAAGACACTTTTGCTCATAAAAGCGGAAGAGGATTTCAGAAAAAGTCTATTACAACAGTTTCGTAAGAAACGGGGAGGAGGCTAA